The Anabrus simplex isolate iqAnaSimp1 chromosome 1, ASM4041472v1, whole genome shotgun sequence genome window below encodes:
- the Coq3 gene encoding ubiquinone biosynthesis O-methyltransferase, mitochondrial isoform X2, translating to MAVWTKNVHKLIPSFGIRFSQRSSVDEIDVQRLNRLADVWWNEDGEMRLLHSMNKLRIKFIVNGLVNTGRITQKDYNKPEPLEGMKLLDVGCGGGILAEPLARLGANTTGLDAGKDLIDVAKVHAAKDPALAARLCYMHNTIEEHADHNKETYDAVVASEVIEHVADKKIFVDRCVATLKDAIRMPM from the exons ATGGCTGTGTGGACGAAGAACGTACACAAACTGATCCCATCATTCGGAATTCGATTCAG TCAGAGAAGCTCTGTGGATGAAATAGATGTGCAGCGACTCAATAGACTGGCAGACGTTTGGTGGAACGAAGATGGAGAAATGCGTTTGTTGCATAGTATGAATAAATTAAG GATAAAGTTCATAGTTAATGGTTTAGTGAATACTGGTCGTATTACTCAAAAAGATTACAATAAACCTGAACCTTTAGAAGGCATGAAACTTTTGGATGTTGGCTGTGGTGGCGGAATTCTGGCAGAG CCCTTAGCAAGACTAGGAGCTAACACTACTGGTTTGGATGCAGGCAAGGATCTGATAGATGTAGCGAAGGTACATGCTGCCAAAGACCCAGCATTAGCTGCTCGCTTATGTTACATGCATAACACCATTGAGGAGCATGCAGACCATAATAAAGAAACGTATGATGCTGTTGTAGCCTCTGAAGTGATAGAGCATGTTGCTGATAAGAAGATTTTTGTTGATCGTTGTGTAGCAACTTTGAAG GATGCAATTCGTATGCCAATGTGA